From Watersipora subatra chromosome 2, tzWatSuba1.1, whole genome shotgun sequence, one genomic window encodes:
- the LOC137388013 gene encoding macrophage mannose receptor 1-like — protein MLLAYPSGNYIWSDQSEMEYLQWGPGEPAERLAKQTDVCGFLNFDRELSPQYGANWTADRCSGTKGWICQEPALHLTAPTTSTTTTIPTTTVKEYCNGDRNWRYFNDSCYYVSDEKVSWHESNARCRGMGAYLTSLHGNDEINAIFRGHRLNNYLVAIGLTRLGLKNWEWVDGSPVDFAHWYKNEPNNFDESERCAFMFTTTRYGEYVKGTWNDQHCGTLGGFVCKKPETQTATTQNPAIITFLDIGHCPAKWMKFGNKCYGLFTEHPLNWTEARDECRSKGPSLGADLVSIHSLKEQAFITSMLWDLEENIWIGLSDRFWNDHFWWSNNLRVQYTNWLLDEPNLTGTKSFDDAHDRCAADGANLVSINSAYEQAFVEALLVFENKPVWIGLVELELSENDGSLADEFYWQDDWHVTYTKWAKGMPTPTSGDGMRCVSINPLTGTWSVTECYFTQSFICKKAKYLPPTFPPVTYNCSDEQIRYEDKCFQLVDEKQKSWSDAHLSCLQRGMMLASFHSYDEGAAIMRVLYNYGKAGNIWLGLIRNIKGGYYWIDQTPVDYTYWSRDEPDNKFDDESCVEMVWGDNGRWNDVNCENLINYLCEKPAEVIVTTPGTTTTTPVTTTTTPGTTTTTPGTTTTTPGTTTTTPETTTTTPGTTTTTPGTTTTTPGTTTKPTDRVPAISIKPASPITTSRRSSQADRQTPQARRQAAPANDGPLIAGVTIPIVLILLGLVAFIILRWRRSHKATFNTEARFQLNENGGSLRFANKLYDEESSAQTSTDLRAAAGSDSHVP, from the exons ATGTTACTTGCATATCCATCAGGGAACTATATCTGGTCAGATCAGAGTGAGATGGAATACTTGCAATGGGGTCCGGGAGAGCCAGCTGAAAGACTCGCCAAGCAAACTGATGTTTGCGGATTCTTGAATTTCGACCGTGAGCTGTCGCCTCAGTACG GTGCCAACTGGACAGCTGACAGGTGTTCGGGCACTAAGGGCTGGATTTGCCAAGAACCTGCACTACATCTGACTGCGCCAACGACCAGCACAACTACTACTATCCCTACCACAACAGTTAAAG AGTACTGTAATGGAGATCGCAATTGGAGATACTTCAATGACTCTTGCTACTACGTTAGTGATGAAAAGGTTTCCTGGCATGAATCCAATGCAAGATGCCGAGGGATGGGGGCATATCTCACCAGCCTTCATGGAAATGATGAAATTAATGCAATT ttcaGAGGTCATCGGCTTAACAACTACCTCGTAGCCATTGGCTTAACTAGACTGGGACTCAAAAACTGGGA gTGGGTTGATGGATCTCCTGTAGACTTTGCTCACTGGTACAAGAATGAGCCCAACAACTTTGATGAGTCAGAGAGATGTGCATTCATGTTTACTACAACCAGATACGGGG AGTATGTAAAGGGCACTTGGAACGACCAGCATTGTGGCACTCTTGGTGGTTTTGTCTGCAAAAAACCGGAGACTCAGACCGCAACTACACAGAATCCAGCCATAATCACCTTCCTCGATATAGGCCACTGTCCTGCGAAATGGATGAAGTTCG GAAACAAATGCTATGGACTTTTTACTGAGCATCCGTTAAACTGGACAGAAGCGAGAGATGAATGCAGAAGTAAGGGACCAAGTCTAGGGGCAGACTTAGTGTCGATACACAGCTTAAAAGAGCAAG CTTTCATAACGAGTATGCTTTGGGACTTGGAGGAGAACATATGGATTGGACTCAGTGACAGGTTTTGGAATGACCATTTCTGGTGGTCTAACAACCTCCGAGTGCAATATACCAACTGGCTATTGGACGAGCCTAATCTTACAGGAACT AAGAGCTTTGATGATGCCCATGACCGGTGTGCAGCTGACGGGGCCAACTTGGTGTCTATCAACTCTGCGTACGAGCAGGCCTTTGTAGAGGCTTTGCTGGTCTTTGAAAATAAACCAGTTTGGATTGGACTAGTGGAGCTAGAGCTATCTGAA AATGACGGGTCATTAGCTGATGAATTTTACTGGCAAGATGACTGGCATGTGACATACACCAAGTGGGCCAAAGGAATGCCGACTCCTACTAGTGGTGACGGTATGAGATGTGTATCTATCAACCCTCTGACCGGTACATGGAGTGTGACAGAATGCTACTTCACTCAGTCCTTTATATGCAAGAAGGCTAAGT ATCTTCCACCCACATTTCCACCTGTCACGTACAACTGCTCTGATGAACAGATCCGATATGAAGACAAATGTTTCCAGCTCGTGGACGAGAAGCAGAAATCATGGTCTGATGCCCACCTCTCCTGCCTGCAG AGAGGAATGATGTTAGCTAGTTTTCACAGCTATGATGAAGGAGCAGCAATCATGCGGGTATTGTACAACTATGGAAAGGCTGGCAACATCTGGCTTGGACTTATCAGAAACATCAAAG GTGGTTACTACTGGATCGACCAAACTCCAGTAGACTACACATACTGGTCTCGGGATGAACCTGACAATAAGTTTGATGATGAATCATGTGTTGAAATGGTGTGGGGTGACAACGGCCGATGGAATGATGTCAACTGCGAAAATTTAATCAATTATCTTTGTGAAAAGCCAGCAG AGGTCATTGTTACAACACCCGGAACCACAACTACAACACCCGTAACCACCACTACAACACCCGGAACCACAACTACAACACCCGGAACCACAACTACAACACCCGGAACCACAACTACAACACCCGAAACCACCACTACAACACCCGGAACCACAACTACAACACCCGGAACCACAACTACAACACCCGGAACCACAACTAAACCAACAGATAGAGTCCCAGCTATTTCAATAAAGCCGGCATCTCCGATCACAACTAGCAGACGATCTAGTCAGGCAGATAGACAAACACCCCAGGCAAGGAGACAGGCTGCACCAGCCAATGATGGGCCACTTATAGCAGGAGTTACGATCCCTATCGTCCTCATCCTTCTTGGACTTGTTGCATTTATCATTTTACGCTGGCGGCGTTCTCACAAG GCAACCTTCAACACTGAAGCCAGGTTTCAACTGAATGAAAATGGTGGTTCACTAAGATTTGCCAATAAACTATATGATGAGGAGTCATCTGCACAAACATCCACAGACTTACGGGCTGCTGCAGGATCTGACAGTCATGTGCCATAG